A region from the Vulpes lagopus strain Blue_001 chromosome 5, ASM1834538v1, whole genome shotgun sequence genome encodes:
- the C5H1orf68 gene encoding skin-specific protein 32, with protein MCDQQKQPQFPPSCVKGLGLGGEQSTKCTPVKCPAPSQTQTCVKCPAPRPAQTYVKCPAPRPAQTYVKCQMPCQTQTYVKYAAPCQTYVKCPAPSQITYMKCPAPCQTYMKYPAPCQMTYLKYPAPCQTQTCYVQGPSPGQTYYAQAPASGSTTSCCAPDPCSAPCSTSYCCLAPRTFGVSPLRRWIQRPQDCNSGSSGCCVDSGCCSSGCCSTGCCGSGCCCLGIIPMRSRGPACCDCEDDCCC; from the coding sequence ATGTGTGACCAGCAGAAGCAGCCACAGTTCCCTCCATCTTGTGTGAAAGGTTTGGGATTGGGAGGTGAGCAGAGTACCAAATGTACCCCTGTGAAATGCCCAGCTCCATCCCAGACTCAAACTTGTGTGAAATGCCCAGCTCCACGCCCAGCTCAAACCTACGTGAAATGCCCAGCTCCACGCCCAGCTCAAACCTACGTGAAATGTCAAATGCCATGCCAGACTCAGACCTATGTGAAATATGCAGCTCCTTGCCAGACATACGTGAAGTGCCCAGCTCCATCCCAGATAACCTACATGAAATGCCCAGCTCCTTGTCAGACATACATGAAGTACCCAGCTCCGTGCCAGATGACTTACTTGAAGTACCCAGCCCCTTGCCAGACCCAGACATGCTATGTCCAGGGACCTTCTCCTGGCCAGACCTACTATGCTCAGGCTCCTGCAAGTGGCTCGACCACCTCATGCTGTGCCCCTGATCCATGCTCTGCACCCTGTTCCACCAGCTACTGCTGCCTGGCTCCCCGGACATTTGGGGTGAGTCCCCTGAGACGTTGGATCCAACGGCCCCAGGACTGCAACTCAGGATCATCTGGCTGCTGTGTAGATTCTGGGTGCTGCAGCTCTGGATGCTGCAGCACTGGGTGCTGCGGCTCTGGGTGCTGCTGTTTGGGAATTATCCCCATGAGGTCCCGAGGTCCTGCATGCTGTGATTGTGAGGATGACTGCTGCTGTTAA